One region of Drosophila santomea strain STO CAGO 1482 unplaced genomic scaffold, Prin_Dsan_1.1 Segkk107_quiver_pilon_scaf, whole genome shotgun sequence genomic DNA includes:
- the LOC120457504 gene encoding uncharacterized protein LOC120457504 → MLMKPGTDADLFLRVDRSNSYDTFKESFLKTFGHGNSTVDIVLLLKDTIFNPSKNTVMGYIPQMEEIAMRADIDEKLTVQFIIDGFRDRSSNIALLYSATTIGQLKEMARKYENLRKVPKTSTIRTGIAFAGERGQIRCFNCSAHGHYASSCTAPKREKGSCFRCGSLQHRIKDCQQQPKTNPRVVGATNNQLIRNEEENNTFIPIFNQRH, encoded by the exons ATGCTGATGAAACCAGGAACAGATGCCGACCTGTTCTTGCGTGTTGACCGTTCGAATTCTTACGATACATTTAAAGAAAGTTTTCTCAAGACATTTGGCCATGGAAATTCAACAGTTGATATCGTATTGCTTCTGAAGGATACCATCTTTAATCCTAGCAAGAACACCGTCATGGGCTACATACCTCAAATGGAGGAAATTGCTATGCGTGCAGATATTGATGAAAAGTTAACAGTACAATTCATAATTGACGGTTTTCGAGATCGGTCATCCAATATCGCGCTATTGTACTCAGCAACCACAATTGGACAATTGAAGGAGATGGCTCGGAAATATGAAAATCTACGGAAGGTTCCCAAAACGTCGACCATTCGCACGGGAATCGCTTTCGCTGGAGAAAGAGGTCAAATACGCTGCTTTAATTGTTCGGCACATGGACACTACGCTTCATCTTGTACTGCACCAAAGCGCGAGAAAGGATCCTGTTTCCGTTGTGGATCCCTTCAGCATAGGATCAAGGATTGTCAACAGCAGCCGAAAACTAATCCGAGAGTCGTGGGAGCAACCAACAACCAGTTGATACGAAATGAGGAGGAGAACAATACGTTTATTCCTATATTTAACCAG CGCCATTAA